A single genomic interval of Microbacterium galbinum harbors:
- a CDS encoding PASTA domain-containing protein encodes MALVARRRRQRKVLWVTGLVLASVATITSVIMAVSFMTFLAAHPIDTSAGEVAAESSQPSPEVLSPYSESKPDKGEPETDEIREYWPISGDLRMPQFVGMNLADALDEANHLRLTLRYEDERNDRAVFMPSNWTVVSQDIAPATDSREGDWVEVRVLKHGEVTDEVTEALAYDLHLGERSFTGTITGYERDMTLDVSTVLVDAAPVSLDLISPLAPLCGSPLKDGLTAAAAELEKQLPIGQRVLVVMSRTGESHGFIHLLGPDDETETVPPADSVNERLIRTGWWVPDASQMEGGVGVEGWGSEVVAFTPYAPRYTAESQAVDYVPFIAQAGDQAVANYAGTIGDCRRAAESDANAYVARWQEAEREREKAIAEMEELIRSGYYLCRDGDGDGVCYEH; translated from the coding sequence GTGGCTCTCGTCGCCCGGCGACGACGCCAGCGCAAAGTACTGTGGGTCACCGGGCTCGTGCTCGCCTCCGTCGCGACGATCACCTCGGTGATTATGGCGGTGTCCTTCATGACGTTCCTCGCCGCGCATCCGATCGATACGTCCGCTGGCGAGGTAGCCGCCGAGAGCAGTCAGCCGTCGCCGGAGGTCTTAAGCCCGTACTCCGAGAGCAAGCCTGACAAGGGCGAGCCGGAGACGGACGAGATCCGCGAGTACTGGCCGATCTCCGGCGACCTGCGGATGCCGCAGTTCGTCGGCATGAACCTCGCGGACGCGCTCGACGAGGCCAACCACCTGCGCCTCACCCTGCGGTACGAGGACGAGCGCAACGACCGCGCCGTCTTCATGCCGTCGAACTGGACAGTGGTGTCCCAGGACATCGCCCCGGCGACGGACTCCCGAGAAGGAGACTGGGTCGAGGTTCGCGTGCTCAAGCACGGCGAAGTCACCGACGAGGTCACTGAGGCACTGGCCTACGACCTTCATCTCGGCGAGCGGAGCTTCACGGGGACCATCACGGGCTACGAACGCGACATGACCCTCGACGTCTCCACCGTGCTCGTCGACGCAGCACCGGTGTCGCTGGATCTGATCTCCCCGCTGGCGCCCCTCTGCGGCTCTCCATTGAAGGACGGCCTGACCGCGGCGGCCGCCGAACTCGAGAAGCAGCTGCCGATCGGGCAACGCGTGCTCGTGGTCATGAGCCGCACCGGCGAGTCCCACGGGTTCATCCACCTGCTGGGACCGGACGACGAGACCGAGACAGTACCTCCCGCCGACTCCGTGAACGAGCGACTCATACGCACGGGCTGGTGGGTGCCTGACGCCTCACAGATGGAAGGCGGCGTGGGCGTCGAGGGCTGGGGCAGCGAAGTGGTCGCCTTTACACCCTATGCACCGCGATACACCGCCGAGTCTCAGGCTGTCGACTACGTGCCGTTCATCGCTCAGGCAGGCGACCAGGCTGTGGCTAATTACGCCGGCACGATCGGTGACTGCCGTCGCGCGGCAGAATCAGATGCGAACGCCTACGTCGCCCGCTGGCAGGAAGCCGAGCGGGAGCGGGAGAAGGCGATCGCCGAGATGGAAGAACTCATCCGGTCGGGCTACTACCTCTGCCGCGACGGCGACGGTGACGGCGTCTGCTACGAGCACTGA
- a CDS encoding DUF4839 domain-containing protein — protein sequence MTDSDVRAEAEAIKYETQSVKAVRGTENRTISKWENDGWELVTQTPGKLRSELVFRRPQRKPPWKTLAIIGGVLVALGIFIGIMVAVTGGDNDDAAEPVDTPSAEPIVPEDEPAPEPEGPANTKPIETEPTEQAPLTMENSPELAALLTGPADIPSVEAFAEQYAGQLIEFDGSIGAMHNHEGYTTRYDILVTYGDYSETHSNGGPSFQFRDVNITSDLNLTGDVPDTIGVGDNVHVIARVGPFRDPLFQLEPVETRVR from the coding sequence ATGACAGACAGTGACGTGCGCGCTGAGGCCGAGGCCATCAAATATGAGACTCAAAGCGTCAAGGCGGTGCGTGGCACCGAGAACCGCACGATCTCGAAATGGGAGAACGACGGTTGGGAGCTGGTCACGCAGACTCCGGGCAAGCTCCGCTCGGAGCTGGTCTTCCGCAGACCACAACGGAAGCCGCCGTGGAAGACACTCGCAATCATCGGCGGAGTGCTCGTCGCTCTGGGCATATTCATCGGCATCATGGTCGCTGTCACAGGCGGAGACAACGATGACGCCGCCGAACCCGTCGACACACCCAGCGCAGAACCAATCGTGCCTGAGGACGAGCCCGCGCCAGAGCCAGAGGGGCCCGCAAACACAAAGCCCATCGAGACAGAGCCCACCGAGCAGGCTCCGCTGACGATGGAAAATAGCCCTGAGCTCGCAGCACTGCTCACCGGACCGGCGGACATCCCCAGCGTTGAGGCCTTCGCTGAGCAGTATGCAGGCCAACTCATCGAGTTCGATGGCTCGATTGGTGCAATGCACAACCACGAGGGCTATACGACGCGGTACGACATCCTGGTCACGTACGGCGACTACAGCGAGACCCACTCGAACGGCGGGCCGAGCTTCCAATTCCGAGACGTGAACATCACGAGCGACCTGAATCTGACCGGCGACGTACCTGACACGATAGGCGTCGGCGACAACGTCCATGTCATCGCGCGCGTCGGACCGTTCAGGGACCCGCTGTTCCAGCTGGAGCCGGTCGAGACCCGCGTACGCTGA
- a CDS encoding type IV toxin-antitoxin system AbiEi family antitoxin — protein sequence MASRENSAVAALVRALPPEFDTEVGFDSVRLTLDGRTWMVRPIWAGEGLAADVQRARNMLMHVDAPTDALTVITARRMSAGAREILDEERLSWADGSGRARIVIPGEVYITRLDPVPADARRQFTWSGAAQAVAETLLSWRVSYGRDVPDSIGKVADIAQAADVSVAHAARVLRQFDEQHYTIKTGAERGSTATRELRDPGRMLSDWAGQYALGAATPVVEFHVPWRDHEESLSMLTSSLEGTNWAVTGTVAAERIAPFLTSIPTVDVYVSFDDLQDLRRRVSSQDDVREVAHGGRIRVFTEKDFVFGLTDNRDGVSLCSPVRVYADLLRSRGRAAEAGEHLRESVIAF from the coding sequence ATGGCTTCGCGAGAAAACTCCGCCGTCGCCGCCCTGGTTCGCGCTCTCCCTCCGGAGTTCGACACCGAGGTCGGCTTCGATTCGGTCCGTCTCACGCTCGACGGCCGAACTTGGATGGTCCGTCCGATCTGGGCTGGAGAAGGTCTGGCCGCAGACGTGCAGCGCGCGCGTAACATGCTCATGCATGTCGATGCGCCCACTGACGCACTTACCGTAATCACAGCTCGGCGCATGAGTGCCGGCGCACGGGAGATCCTCGATGAGGAACGACTCTCGTGGGCAGATGGGAGCGGGAGAGCGCGCATCGTGATCCCCGGCGAGGTGTACATTACGCGCCTCGACCCGGTCCCCGCCGACGCGAGGCGGCAGTTCACTTGGTCGGGGGCCGCGCAGGCGGTCGCTGAAACGCTGCTGTCGTGGCGGGTGAGCTACGGGCGCGACGTCCCCGATTCCATCGGAAAGGTCGCAGACATCGCTCAAGCCGCGGACGTCTCCGTCGCTCACGCGGCGCGCGTCCTGCGCCAATTCGACGAGCAGCACTACACGATCAAGACCGGAGCAGAACGAGGAAGCACGGCGACACGCGAGCTACGCGACCCGGGGCGAATGTTGAGCGACTGGGCAGGGCAGTACGCGCTGGGCGCGGCGACGCCCGTGGTGGAGTTCCATGTGCCGTGGCGCGACCACGAGGAGTCGCTCTCGATGCTCACATCGTCGCTAGAAGGCACGAACTGGGCAGTGACCGGAACCGTGGCCGCGGAACGCATCGCGCCGTTCCTGACCAGCATCCCCACCGTCGACGTGTACGTGTCCTTCGATGACCTGCAGGACCTCCGCCGCCGTGTATCGAGTCAGGACGACGTGCGTGAAGTCGCGCACGGCGGCCGCATTCGGGTGTTCACCGAGAAGGACTTCGTATTCGGTCTGACCGACAATCGTGACGGCGTCTCCCTCTGCTCGCCGGTACGCGTGTACGCGGACCTTCTGCGCAGCCGGGGACGCGCAGCTGAGGCGGGAGAGCATCTGAGGGAGAGCGTCATTGCATTCTGA
- a CDS encoding type II secretion system F family protein translates to MVRRRVRDVTHGADAATSVQTLAVLLQAGAMPTVAWRHLAETGDRHAIAIVSRIDAGEPIAAAIEAEGGVWVDLAAAWEIATTVGAPIAEVLRTLAETLRDAASAADDVRIALTEPAGTARLLLWMPLAGLLLGFALGFDTIGVITRNPIGAACVLAGGALVLLARAWTASLLRRARPSPGTPGMRAELVAVALAGGASIDRALGLLDAVGSIAHGGEDRVPDVLELSRAAGVPAVELLRASAAQERHTSRVEGRLRASRLSTRLLLPLGVCTLPAFLLLGVAPMLLSVLTSTPLPT, encoded by the coding sequence ATGGTGAGGCGGCGAGTACGGGATGTGACGCACGGTGCGGATGCCGCGACCTCCGTGCAGACGCTGGCCGTGCTGTTGCAGGCGGGAGCCATGCCGACGGTGGCCTGGCGGCATCTCGCGGAGACCGGTGACCGGCACGCGATCGCCATCGTGTCGCGCATCGACGCGGGCGAGCCCATCGCCGCCGCGATCGAGGCGGAGGGCGGGGTGTGGGTCGATCTCGCAGCCGCCTGGGAGATCGCGACCACGGTGGGCGCACCGATCGCCGAGGTGCTGCGCACGCTGGCCGAGACCCTGCGCGACGCCGCGTCCGCGGCCGATGACGTGCGCATCGCCCTCACCGAGCCTGCCGGCACGGCGCGCCTGCTGCTGTGGATGCCGCTCGCCGGTCTTCTCCTGGGGTTCGCGCTGGGCTTCGACACGATCGGGGTCATCACTCGGAATCCGATCGGCGCCGCCTGCGTGCTCGCCGGGGGAGCGCTCGTGCTCCTCGCGCGGGCCTGGACGGCGAGCCTGCTCCGGCGTGCGCGGCCGTCACCGGGAACACCGGGCATGCGCGCCGAACTCGTCGCCGTGGCCTTGGCGGGTGGAGCCTCGATCGACCGGGCACTGGGACTCCTCGACGCGGTCGGATCGATCGCGCACGGCGGAGAGGACCGTGTGCCGGACGTGCTCGAACTGTCGCGCGCGGCCGGCGTGCCCGCCGTGGAGCTCCTCCGTGCGTCGGCTGCCCAGGAGCGCCACACGTCGCGGGTCGAGGGCAGGTTGCGCGCGTCGCGTCTCTCGACACGGCTGCTCCTCCCGCTCGGCGTCTGCACGCTCCCCGCCTTCCTGCTGCTGGGCGTCGCACCGATGCTCCTCAGCGTCCTGACCTCCACGCCGCTCCCGACATGA
- a CDS encoding TadA family conjugal transfer-associated ATPase, which yields MADPFILQPRGAESPHGASVPIPPAPLRIDPAFGMLAEHCADDAVTDVFVNGDGGLFLDRGEGAEPVSAWRASEREVRDLAVALVGLGGRHLDDQSPCVDVRLDSGIRVHAVLAPVAASGTAISIRIPRVRAADLDALAALGCFDARMQRWLMSLVHERANLLITGGTGTGKTTLLSALLSEAADSERLVTIEDVAELRPRHPHHVALEARQANLEGAGGISLARLVRESLRMRPDRLIVGECRGEEIRELLTALNTGHDGGAGTLHASGLTDVPARLEALGALAGMDATALARQTVSAFSTVLHLVRDPGGTRRIAQAGVFALADERLTIEEVRPW from the coding sequence ATGGCCGATCCGTTCATCCTCCAGCCCCGGGGCGCCGAGAGCCCGCACGGCGCCTCGGTGCCGATTCCGCCGGCCCCGCTGCGGATCGACCCCGCGTTCGGGATGCTGGCCGAGCACTGCGCCGACGACGCCGTCACCGATGTCTTCGTCAACGGCGACGGAGGGCTGTTCCTCGATCGGGGCGAGGGCGCCGAACCCGTCTCCGCGTGGCGGGCATCCGAACGAGAGGTCCGCGATCTCGCGGTCGCGCTCGTCGGTCTCGGAGGGCGCCATCTCGACGACCAGTCGCCGTGCGTCGACGTGCGGCTCGACTCCGGCATCCGCGTGCACGCCGTACTCGCCCCCGTCGCGGCCAGCGGCACCGCCATCTCGATCCGCATCCCTCGGGTGCGCGCCGCCGACCTCGATGCGCTCGCGGCGCTCGGCTGCTTTGACGCACGGATGCAGCGGTGGCTGATGAGCCTGGTGCATGAGCGGGCGAATCTGCTGATCACCGGAGGCACGGGCACGGGCAAGACGACGTTGCTCTCCGCGCTGCTCTCAGAAGCCGCGGACTCCGAGCGTCTCGTGACGATCGAAGACGTCGCCGAGCTGCGGCCGCGGCATCCTCACCATGTCGCCCTCGAAGCACGCCAGGCCAACCTCGAGGGCGCGGGAGGGATCAGCCTGGCGCGTCTGGTGAGGGAGTCGCTGCGCATGCGGCCGGATCGGCTGATCGTGGGCGAGTGCCGCGGTGAGGAGATCCGTGAACTGCTCACCGCGCTCAACACCGGGCACGATGGTGGCGCCGGGACCCTGCACGCGAGTGGACTGACCGATGTGCCGGCGCGACTGGAAGCACTCGGGGCACTTGCGGGGATGGATGCCACGGCGCTGGCGCGGCAGACCGTGAGCGCCTTCAGCACCGTGCTGCATCTCGTGCGCGATCCCGGCGGAACCCGGCGCATCGCGCAGGCCGGGGTGTTCGCGCTCGCGGACGAGCGGCTGACGATCGAGGAGGTGCGGCCATGGTGA
- the acs gene encoding acetate--CoA ligase gives MSSQIDHLLDENRQFPPSEEFVAQSISSPDLYERAAADREGFWADQSRELLHWHTPFTRVLDWSAPPFAKWFDDGELNVAYNCLDRHVEQGNGDRVALHWEGEPGDSRSITYAELTDEVKRTANVLADLGVGQGDRVAIYLPMIPEAVAAMLAVARLGAIHSVVFGGFSADSLRARIDDAGAKVVITADGGYRKGRVSALKPAVDQALSDRGDGEQLTVEHVLVVRRGGNEVDWVDGRDVWWHEAVPAASAEHTAEAFPAENPLFILYTSGTTGKPKGILHTSGGYLTQAAYSHKYVFDLHADSDVYWCTADIGWITGHSYVTYGPLANGATQVIYEGTPDAPHPGRWWEIIEKYKVSIFYTAPTAIRSFMKIGRSVPQKFDLSSLRVLGSVGEPINPEAWMWYREVIGGNRAPIVDTWWQTETGAIMVSPLPGVTATKPGSAQVPLPGIRIDVVDEQGQEVGNGNGGLLVVTEPWPSMLRGIWGDPERFRETYWEKFEKQGYYFAGDGARLDDDGDLWLLGRVDDVMNVSGHRLSTAEIESSLVAHEATAEAAVVGASDETTGQAVVAFVIIKESYLSAHDPAGLAQQLRLWVGEQIGAIARPRDVYIVGELPKTRSGKIMRRLLRDVAEGREVGDTTTLADTAVMTIISSQLK, from the coding sequence ATGAGCAGTCAGATCGACCACCTTCTCGATGAGAACCGCCAGTTCCCGCCGTCCGAGGAGTTCGTCGCCCAGTCGATCTCCTCCCCCGATCTCTACGAGCGCGCCGCCGCGGACCGCGAGGGCTTCTGGGCCGATCAGTCGCGCGAGCTGCTGCACTGGCACACGCCGTTCACCCGGGTTCTCGACTGGTCCGCCCCGCCGTTCGCCAAGTGGTTCGACGACGGCGAGCTCAACGTCGCCTACAACTGCCTCGACCGCCATGTCGAGCAGGGCAACGGCGACCGCGTTGCTCTGCACTGGGAGGGCGAGCCCGGCGACAGCCGCAGCATCACCTACGCCGAGCTGACCGACGAGGTCAAGCGCACGGCCAACGTGCTCGCCGATCTCGGCGTCGGCCAGGGCGACCGCGTCGCCATCTACCTGCCGATGATCCCCGAAGCCGTCGCCGCGATGCTCGCCGTCGCGCGTCTCGGCGCCATCCACTCGGTGGTCTTCGGCGGATTCAGCGCCGACAGCCTGCGGGCGCGCATCGACGACGCCGGCGCCAAGGTCGTCATCACCGCCGACGGCGGTTACCGCAAGGGTCGCGTCTCGGCGCTCAAGCCGGCCGTCGACCAGGCGCTGAGCGACCGCGGAGACGGCGAGCAGCTCACGGTCGAGCACGTGCTCGTCGTGCGTCGCGGAGGCAACGAGGTCGACTGGGTCGACGGTCGCGACGTCTGGTGGCACGAGGCCGTGCCCGCGGCATCCGCCGAGCACACCGCCGAGGCGTTCCCCGCCGAGAACCCCCTCTTCATCCTCTACACCTCGGGCACCACCGGGAAGCCGAAGGGCATCCTGCACACGTCCGGCGGCTACCTCACGCAGGCCGCGTATTCGCACAAGTACGTCTTCGACCTGCACGCCGACAGCGACGTCTACTGGTGCACGGCCGACATCGGCTGGATCACCGGGCATTCCTACGTGACCTACGGCCCGCTCGCGAACGGAGCCACGCAGGTCATCTACGAGGGCACCCCGGATGCCCCGCACCCCGGCCGCTGGTGGGAGATCATCGAGAAGTACAAGGTGTCGATCTTCTACACCGCCCCGACCGCCATCCGGTCGTTCATGAAGATCGGACGCAGCGTCCCGCAGAAGTTCGACCTCTCGTCGCTGCGCGTGCTCGGATCGGTGGGCGAGCCCATCAACCCCGAGGCATGGATGTGGTACCGCGAGGTCATCGGCGGGAACCGCGCCCCCATCGTCGACACGTGGTGGCAGACCGAGACCGGCGCGATCATGGTCTCGCCGCTGCCGGGCGTCACCGCCACGAAGCCGGGCTCGGCGCAGGTGCCGCTCCCCGGCATCCGCATCGACGTCGTCGACGAGCAGGGTCAGGAAGTCGGCAACGGCAACGGCGGCCTGCTCGTGGTGACCGAACCCTGGCCGAGCATGCTGCGCGGCATCTGGGGCGACCCGGAGCGCTTCCGCGAGACCTATTGGGAGAAGTTCGAGAAGCAGGGGTACTACTTCGCCGGCGACGGCGCCCGCCTCGACGACGACGGCGATCTCTGGCTGCTCGGGCGTGTGGACGACGTGATGAACGTCTCGGGCCACCGTCTCTCGACGGCCGAGATCGAATCGTCGCTCGTCGCCCACGAGGCCACCGCCGAGGCGGCCGTGGTCGGGGCGTCCGACGAGACGACGGGCCAGGCGGTCGTCGCCTTCGTCATCATCAAGGAGAGCTACCTCTCAGCGCACGACCCGGCGGGTCTCGCTCAGCAGCTGCGCCTGTGGGTCGGCGAGCAGATCGGGGCGATCGCCCGCCCGCGCGACGTCTACATCGTGGGCGAGCTGCCCAAGACCCGCTCCGGCAAGATCATGCGCCGTCTGCTGCGCGACGTCGCCGAGGGTCGCGAGGTCGGCGACACGACGACGCTCGCCGACACGGCCGTGATGACGATCATCTCGTCGCAGCTCAAGTAG
- a CDS encoding RidA family protein: MSISARLAELGIELPAVAAPVAAYVPAVVHAGVVYTSGQLPFTDGALPATGKVGAAVDAADAQAYARTCALNALAAAADAAGGVDRIAGVLRVGGFVASVPEFSGQPGVINGASEVLGEIFGDAGRHARAAVGVPVLPLDSPVEVEVTFLLA; encoded by the coding sequence ATGAGCATCTCCGCCCGCCTCGCAGAGCTCGGCATCGAGCTGCCCGCCGTCGCCGCCCCGGTCGCCGCCTACGTACCCGCCGTCGTCCACGCGGGGGTCGTCTACACCTCGGGCCAGCTCCCGTTCACCGATGGCGCCCTTCCCGCGACCGGCAAGGTCGGCGCGGCGGTCGACGCCGCCGACGCCCAGGCCTACGCCCGCACCTGCGCGCTGAACGCGCTCGCCGCCGCGGCGGATGCCGCCGGCGGTGTCGACCGGATCGCCGGGGTCCTGCGCGTCGGTGGTTTCGTGGCATCCGTTCCCGAGTTCTCGGGCCAGCCCGGCGTCATCAACGGCGCGAGCGAAGTGCTCGGCGAGATCTTCGGCGACGCCGGCCGTCACGCCCGCGCCGCCGTCGGCGTGCCCGTGCTGCCGCTCGACAGCCCCGTCGAGGTCGAGGTCACCTTCCTCCTCGCCTGA
- a CDS encoding DUF4177 domain-containing protein, translated as MTTWEYLTTPLLIHNTAAILNNWGKQGWELVQVVQGPEGGLVAYFKRPVTQDGSNETGLAAAAQAARQFEGGAA; from the coding sequence ATGACCACGTGGGAATACCTCACCACGCCGCTGCTGATCCACAACACCGCGGCGATCCTCAACAACTGGGGCAAGCAGGGCTGGGAGCTCGTCCAGGTGGTGCAGGGTCCGGAGGGCGGACTCGTCGCCTACTTCAAGCGCCCCGTCACGCAGGACGGATCCAACGAGACCGGTCTCGCGGCTGCCGCCCAGGCCGCCCGCCAGTTCGAGGGCGGTGCCGCATGA